One region of Pyramidobacter sp. YE332 genomic DNA includes:
- a CDS encoding DUF4405 domain-containing protein, whose protein sequence is MNANALTRLAVDFAMTALMVALMAYQVVGDVAHEVLGTLIGVLFIVHAVLNRHWFARFFSGRYTLLRVLQDFAILLMLLDAAVIMITGVMISGTVFAFLDITRGVGAARTLHLAASYWGMVLMSVHIGLHWSMVMGMTRTVFKVKGHRGAAAWLMRFGAAALAVCGARAFGRMNVWGFLTLRSQFAFFDETQSDLAVLFNYFSIMALFIFLSYYAGKGLRAFPTSWKDAAR, encoded by the coding sequence ATGAACGCCAACGCGCTTACGCGCCTTGCCGTGGATTTCGCGATGACGGCGCTGATGGTCGCGCTGATGGCCTATCAGGTCGTCGGCGACGTTGCCCACGAGGTCCTCGGCACCCTTATCGGCGTGCTTTTCATCGTTCACGCCGTCCTCAACCGGCACTGGTTCGCGCGCTTTTTCAGCGGGCGTTACACGCTTCTGCGCGTACTGCAAGACTTCGCGATCCTGCTGATGCTGCTCGACGCCGCGGTGATCATGATCACGGGCGTGATGATCTCGGGGACGGTTTTCGCCTTCCTCGACATCACCCGCGGCGTCGGCGCGGCCCGTACGCTGCATCTGGCCGCGTCCTACTGGGGCATGGTGCTCATGAGCGTCCACATTGGCCTGCACTGGAGCATGGTCATGGGCATGACGCGCACCGTCTTCAAGGTCAAGGGCCATCGCGGCGCGGCCGCTTGGCTGATGCGTTTCGGCGCGGCGGCGCTGGCCGTCTGCGGGGCGCGCGCCTTCGGACGCATGAACGTGTGGGGATTCCTGACGCTACGCAGCCAGTTCGCTTTCTTCGACGAAACGCAGAGCGATCTCGCGGTGTTGTTCAACTATTTCTCCATCATGGCGCTGTTCATTTTCCTTTCCTATTACGCGGGCAAGGGGTTGCGGGCGTTTCCGACGTCGTGGAAGGACGCCGCGCGGTGA
- a CDS encoding DUF4491 family protein, with protein MNLNYEGVVLAAASLLIIAAYHPLVIKAEYWFGTRVWPLFAVAGLICLSASACLRGVASPILAFLGATNLWSVVELKAQAKRVRKGWFPKNPRRKYE; from the coding sequence GTGAATCTGAACTATGAGGGCGTCGTTCTCGCCGCCGCTTCGCTGCTGATCATCGCCGCCTACCATCCGCTCGTGATCAAGGCGGAATATTGGTTCGGGACGCGCGTCTGGCCGCTATTCGCCGTGGCCGGGCTGATCTGCCTGTCCGCTTCCGCCTGCCTGCGCGGCGTCGCCTCGCCTATCCTCGCCTTTCTCGGCGCCACCAATTTGTGGAGCGTCGTCGAGCTGAAAGCTCAGGCGAAACGCGTCAGAAAAGGCTGGTTCCCCAAAAATCCGCGGCGGAAATACGAATGA